Proteins co-encoded in one Bacillus paramycoides genomic window:
- a CDS encoding flagellar hook-associated protein 2 yields the protein MAGTLTGIGGRQQIWNLGNNMIDTSNFVELEMQALEMRKTPYANEKNQLSQDKLLYTSLKSEFSSFTQTFKNLADFKGNEKKVTTTQDGYINVKADGGAIAGTFNMTITQLAQRHQIASNDIPDINAKLPRNETLKLGGKDLKVTTDMTYKDLINKINDGDYSVSAYTLGNKIFMTSKKEGTDGVIKFEGNTSTLFQDIGLANADGTALNTINEAQNAKYSINGITDESSTNTIEALPGVKIELLKVTEPKVEGTPDAGTTTDPKTKGIDLKFTVSDSNVTDASNVIKKMVADYNKAVNTVDLFAGKGGAFQGQAVMQSVRQAMNNVVTFSQDGNYLFTFGIQLKQDGTMEVNDEALTKALKEKPDAAKQFFFGSNGLGKMMEEPLEKIFGDKGVVGERVKNIDSRVSDLDKKIQDIEKQNLDKQNEIVKKYQKLESTLAALDSQLKTIKAMTKQKSDD from the coding sequence ATGGCAGGAACATTAACGGGTATCGGTGGTAGACAACAAATATGGAACCTCGGAAATAATATGATCGATACATCTAACTTTGTAGAATTAGAAATGCAAGCGTTAGAAATGAGAAAGACGCCTTATGCTAATGAAAAGAACCAACTTTCACAAGATAAACTATTATATACAAGTTTAAAATCAGAATTTAGCTCTTTCACACAGACTTTTAAAAACTTAGCGGATTTTAAAGGGAACGAGAAAAAAGTAACGACAACGCAAGACGGATATATAAATGTAAAAGCTGATGGTGGTGCGATTGCAGGAACTTTTAATATGACAATTACACAGCTTGCGCAGCGTCATCAAATAGCCTCAAATGATATTCCTGATATAAATGCGAAGCTTCCAAGAAATGAAACGTTAAAACTAGGTGGTAAAGATCTAAAAGTAACAACTGATATGACATATAAAGATTTAATTAATAAGATTAATGATGGAGATTATAGCGTATCAGCTTATACACTGGGAAATAAAATTTTCATGACCTCGAAAAAAGAAGGAACAGATGGAGTAATTAAGTTTGAGGGGAACACATCTACACTATTTCAAGATATTGGTTTAGCTAATGCGGATGGCACAGCGCTCAATACAATTAATGAAGCACAAAATGCTAAATATAGTATTAATGGTATCACAGATGAAAGTTCTACCAACACAATTGAAGCTCTTCCAGGTGTGAAAATTGAATTATTAAAGGTAACTGAGCCAAAAGTGGAAGGGACACCAGATGCTGGTACAACAACAGATCCAAAAACAAAAGGTATAGACCTAAAATTTACAGTAAGTGACTCAAACGTAACAGATGCATCGAATGTTATTAAGAAGATGGTTGCGGATTATAATAAAGCTGTGAATACGGTAGATCTTTTTGCTGGTAAAGGTGGAGCTTTTCAAGGTCAAGCCGTTATGCAAAGTGTGCGTCAAGCGATGAACAATGTTGTAACATTTTCACAAGATGGTAATTATTTATTCACATTTGGTATTCAATTAAAGCAAGATGGAACGATGGAAGTTAATGACGAAGCATTAACGAAAGCGTTAAAAGAAAAACCGGATGCAGCGAAACAGTTTTTCTTTGGATCTAATGGTTTAGGGAAAATGATGGAAGAACCACTTGAAAAAATATTTGGTGATAAAGGTGTAGTTGGAGAACGAGTAAAAAACATTGACTCACGTGTAAGTGATCTAGATAAAAAGATTCAAGATATTGAAAAGCAAAATTTGGACAAACAAAATGAAATTGTGAAGAAGTATCAAAAGCTAGAGAGTACATTGGCGGCGCTTGATAGCCAACTGAAAACAATTAAAGCAATGACAAAACAAAAAAGTGATGATTAA
- the flgB gene encoding flagellar basal body rod protein FlgB — MPDLVSDVGHYMNYLVTKRNTVSSNIANANTPGYKAQDVTFAEQMNKSSALYKNNTADLKSNPDLYQTNEMHLPTVNTKNTYAKIQTKSMQTNKDGNSVDVTTEMLDLMKANQLYGISINAINTQYAINQAARGR, encoded by the coding sequence ATGCCAGATTTAGTGAGTGATGTAGGCCATTATATGAATTATTTAGTGACGAAACGAAATACTGTTTCTAGTAATATTGCAAATGCGAATACACCCGGCTATAAAGCACAAGATGTAACATTTGCTGAGCAAATGAATAAAAGTAGTGCATTATATAAGAACAATACTGCAGACTTAAAGAGCAATCCAGATTTATATCAAACGAATGAAATGCACTTACCGACAGTAAATACGAAAAATACATATGCAAAGATTCAAACAAAATCAATGCAAACGAATAAAGATGGAAATAGTGTGGATGTAACGACAGAAATGCTAGATTTAATGAAAGCAAATCAGTTATACGGTATTTCAATTAACGCGATTAATACACAATATGCAATTAACCAAGCGGCACGCGGACGTTAA
- a CDS encoding cytoplasmic protein: protein MDKQQYDTIKLQINQEKEQILKEVYELTAEKRKIEQKKEYDLYVVKSRSQVVQTGQRIMAGMLSSHTFSPERIEEWNRKIKKTEDFIQKNESLLEQVKEKERVIDEMYQEDCKKLAKVREKQEEKMLLDLKMCMNG from the coding sequence GTGGATAAGCAGCAGTACGACACGATAAAATTGCAAATAAATCAAGAAAAAGAACAGATTTTGAAAGAAGTGTATGAATTAACAGCTGAAAAAAGAAAAATAGAACAAAAAAAAGAATATGATTTATATGTTGTAAAATCGCGTAGTCAAGTCGTACAAACTGGGCAACGTATAATGGCTGGTATGCTTTCGTCACATACGTTTTCACCTGAAAGAATAGAAGAATGGAATCGGAAAATTAAAAAAACGGAAGATTTTATTCAAAAAAATGAAAGCCTTTTAGAACAAGTAAAAGAAAAAGAACGTGTCATTGATGAGATGTATCAAGAAGATTGTAAAAAGCTTGCAAAAGTACGAGAAAAGCAGGAAGAAAAAATGCTTCTTGATTTGAAAATGTGTATGAATGGATGA
- a CDS encoding flagellar hook-associated protein 3: protein MRVSTFQNASWAKNQLMDLNVQQQYHRNQVTSGKKNLLMSEDPLAASKSFAIQHSLANMEQMQKDIADSKNVLTQTETALQGVLKSVTRADQLAVQALNGPNGEKELKAIGAEIDQILKQVVYLANTKEQGRYIFGGDSIEKPPFTEDGTYQGGQNDVNWQLNDGYELKAFRNGEALLSPVIKTLKQMSEAMQKGDQKALQPLLGENKKNLDGIINRTTEVGSTMNTMETFKTILSEQNLALQENRKEIEDVDLAVAISDLAYINATYEATLKAVSTMSKTSILDYM from the coding sequence ATGAGAGTATCTACATTTCAAAATGCAAGCTGGGCAAAGAATCAGTTAATGGATTTAAATGTGCAACAACAATACCATCGAAATCAAGTAACTTCAGGGAAGAAAAACCTTCTTATGAGTGAAGATCCCCTTGCAGCAAGTAAATCATTTGCGATTCAACATTCATTGGCGAATATGGAGCAAATGCAAAAAGATATAGCGGATTCGAAAAATGTATTAACACAAACTGAAACTGCTTTACAAGGTGTTTTAAAATCTGTAACAAGAGCAGATCAATTAGCGGTGCAGGCGTTAAATGGGCCAAATGGTGAAAAAGAATTGAAAGCCATCGGTGCAGAGATTGATCAAATTTTAAAACAAGTTGTATATTTAGCGAATACGAAAGAGCAAGGTCGTTATATTTTCGGTGGTGATAGTATAGAGAAACCACCATTTACAGAAGATGGTACGTATCAAGGTGGACAAAATGATGTGAACTGGCAACTAAATGACGGTTATGAATTAAAAGCATTTCGTAACGGTGAAGCGCTATTATCCCCTGTTATAAAAACGTTAAAACAGATGAGTGAAGCGATGCAAAAAGGTGACCAAAAAGCATTACAGCCATTATTAGGAGAAAATAAGAAAAACTTAGATGGCATCATTAATCGCACAACTGAAGTTGGTTCGACAATGAACACAATGGAGACGTTTAAAACAATTTTAAGTGAACAAAATTTAGCGCTTCAAGAAAATCGTAAAGAAATCGAAGATGTTGATTTAGCGGTAGCCATTTCCGATTTAGCTTATATAAACGCAACATATGAAGCTACATTAAAAGCTGTTAGTACGATGAGTAAAACGAGTATTTTAGATTATATGTAA
- a CDS encoding flagellar hook-length control protein FliK translates to MIQSVLPVQQSLPPQKEKGLEVQSKSEDSSFDLTMRMENKKQPKTEKMKREEAPKEEKKEYILSKQSVTKEEPIVKKEEKKETEQLLLAVSEQMVAIEQLRVQPELLYQYIQKIQELYKEYGNVKLNELPAGELQQLQELLSNMNIKNAICLEDTMQMALDKMKMPEQTMQALKIVETETCNIAKKQEDSKGLDVDLPKAEGDDVKIELPEGDVLNDSSSTGAELLNKATGTDQIGKLNSSAEKVTLPDLGKKMEAQVEALQKFVVKQERVLFQLNPEKLGTLTVFMKKHGDQIDVHVEMEKHDAKKRVEIIFDELRLKLKEKEINIQISYSDKDENRKEQREQEQRQKQKLASTKHEKQHAKEFAGLLEE, encoded by the coding sequence GTGATACAGTCTGTATTACCGGTGCAACAAAGTTTACCTCCGCAAAAAGAAAAAGGGCTAGAAGTACAATCAAAAAGTGAAGATTCTTCATTCGATCTTACGATGAGAATGGAAAATAAAAAGCAGCCGAAAACGGAGAAAATGAAACGAGAAGAAGCACCAAAAGAAGAAAAAAAAGAATATATTCTTTCTAAACAATCAGTAACGAAAGAAGAGCCAATTGTAAAGAAAGAAGAAAAAAAAGAGACAGAACAGTTGTTATTAGCTGTATCTGAGCAAATGGTTGCAATTGAACAATTACGTGTGCAGCCAGAATTGTTATATCAATACATACAAAAAATACAAGAGCTGTATAAAGAATATGGAAATGTAAAACTTAATGAATTGCCCGCAGGTGAATTACAACAGTTACAAGAGCTCCTTTCCAATATGAATATCAAAAATGCTATATGTTTAGAAGATACAATGCAAATGGCATTAGACAAAATGAAGATGCCAGAGCAAACGATGCAAGCATTAAAAATTGTAGAAACAGAAACTTGTAATATTGCAAAGAAACAAGAAGATTCCAAAGGCTTAGATGTAGATCTTCCGAAAGCTGAGGGCGATGATGTAAAGATAGAGTTGCCTGAAGGTGATGTGTTAAACGATTCGAGTTCAACGGGTGCGGAGTTACTAAATAAAGCAACGGGTACGGATCAAATAGGAAAATTAAATAGTAGCGCTGAGAAAGTTACGTTACCTGACTTAGGAAAGAAAATGGAAGCGCAAGTAGAAGCATTGCAAAAATTTGTAGTGAAACAAGAGCGTGTTTTATTTCAGTTAAATCCAGAAAAACTTGGTACATTAACGGTGTTTATGAAAAAACATGGAGATCAAATTGACGTTCACGTAGAAATGGAAAAACATGATGCGAAAAAACGTGTTGAAATTATTTTTGATGAATTGAGATTGAAGTTAAAAGAAAAAGAAATCAATATTCAAATTAGCTATTCAGATAAAGATGAAAATCGAAAAGAACAGCGAGAACAAGAGCAAAGACAAAAACAAAAATTAGCAAGTACGAAACATGAAAAACAACATGCAAAAGAATTTGCGGGATTATTGGAGGAATAA
- a CDS encoding flagellar M-ring protein FliF C-terminal domain-containing protein, whose amino-acid sequence MEKMKNVIQSLKTWHKLVIGAALLAIVTGALLYFTLPDKYVVVYQNLNDADKQEITAELSKLGVDYQLAADGSIRVQKNDAPWVRKEMNGMGLPFNSKSGEEILLESSLGSSEQDKKMKQIVGTKKQLEQDIVRNFATVETANVQITLPEKETIFDEEKAKGTAAITVGVKRGQLLTADQVAGIQQMISAAVPGVKAEEVSVIDSKKGVISKGADEAHSSSSSSYEKEVEMQHQIEGKLKQDIDATLMTMFKPNEYKVNTKVSVNYDEVTRQSEKYGDKGVLRSKQEQEESSTAQEGAETKQGAGITANGEVPNYGTNNNQNGKIVYDNKNGNKIENYEIDKTVETIKKHPELTKTNVVVWVDNDTLVKRKIDMTTFKEAIGTAAGLQADPNGNFTNGQVNVVTVQFDQPKEEKKKEPEESGINWWLFGGIPAGLLAIGGLVWFFLARRKRKKEEEEYEEYLAEEEIAASSESIMEIPEEKIVPEPKPEPEEPKEPTLDEQVQDATKEHVEGTAKVIKKWLNGQ is encoded by the coding sequence ATGGAAAAGATGAAAAATGTTATCCAATCGTTAAAAACGTGGCATAAGTTAGTAATCGGTGCTGCGCTTTTAGCGATTGTAACAGGAGCACTTTTATACTTCACCTTGCCAGATAAATATGTTGTTGTATATCAAAATTTAAATGATGCAGATAAGCAAGAGATTACAGCAGAATTATCAAAGTTAGGTGTTGATTATCAGTTAGCGGCCGATGGATCGATTCGTGTGCAAAAAAATGATGCTCCATGGGTTCGAAAAGAAATGAATGGGATGGGCTTACCGTTTAATTCTAAAAGCGGTGAGGAAATTTTATTAGAAAGCTCGCTCGGTTCAAGTGAGCAAGATAAAAAAATGAAGCAAATTGTCGGTACGAAAAAGCAATTGGAGCAAGATATTGTAAGAAACTTTGCGACAGTTGAAACGGCGAATGTTCAAATTACATTACCTGAAAAAGAGACAATTTTTGATGAAGAAAAAGCAAAAGGAACAGCTGCGATTACGGTTGGAGTGAAGCGTGGACAATTATTAACTGCTGATCAAGTTGCGGGTATACAGCAAATGATTAGTGCAGCAGTTCCAGGTGTGAAAGCAGAAGAAGTAAGTGTGATTGATAGCAAAAAAGGTGTCATCTCAAAAGGGGCAGATGAAGCTCATTCTAGTAGTTCCTCTTCTTATGAAAAAGAAGTAGAGATGCAGCATCAAATTGAAGGTAAATTAAAGCAAGATATTGACGCAACATTAATGACGATGTTTAAACCGAATGAATATAAAGTGAATACGAAAGTGTCTGTAAACTATGATGAAGTTACACGCCAGTCAGAAAAATATGGTGATAAAGGTGTACTTCGTAGTAAACAAGAGCAAGAAGAAAGCTCTACTGCACAAGAAGGAGCAGAGACGAAGCAAGGCGCTGGTATTACAGCGAACGGCGAAGTACCAAACTACGGTACGAACAATAATCAAAATGGTAAAATCGTCTATGATAATAAAAATGGCAACAAAATTGAAAACTATGAAATAGATAAAACAGTTGAAACAATTAAGAAACACCCAGAATTAACGAAAACAAATGTTGTAGTATGGGTAGACAACGATACGTTAGTAAAAAGAAAAATAGATATGACTACTTTCAAAGAAGCAATCGGCACAGCTGCTGGACTTCAAGCTGATCCGAATGGAAACTTTACAAACGGTCAAGTTAACGTTGTAACTGTTCAGTTTGATCAGCCGAAAGAAGAGAAGAAGAAAGAACCAGAAGAAAGCGGCATAAACTGGTGGTTATTCGGTGGAATTCCAGCTGGTTTATTAGCGATTGGTGGTCTAGTATGGTTCTTCTTAGCAAGACGTAAGAGAAAGAAAGAAGAAGAGGAATATGAAGAATACTTAGCAGAAGAGGAAATTGCTGCAAGTAGTGAAAGTATTATGGAAATTCCTGAAGAAAAAATAGTACCAGAGCCAAAACCTGAACCAGAAGAACCGAAAGAACCGACGTTAGATGAACAAGTGCAGGATGCTACGAAAGAACATGTAGAAGGAACTGCAAAAGTAATTAAAAAATGGTTAAATGGACAGTAA
- a CDS encoding flagellar motor switch protein FliG, which yields MLDEISSKEKAAILIRTLEEGVAAKVIEYMTAEEKEVLLREIAKFRVYKPETLENVLGEFLYELNVKELNLVTPDKEYIRRIFKNMPEDELEKLLEDLWYNKDNPFEFLNSLTDLEPLLTVLNDESPQTIAIIASYIKPQLASQLIERLPDHKRVETVMGIAKLEQVDGELINQIGDLLKSKLNNMAFNAINKTDGLKTIVNILNNVSRGVEKTVFQKLDEMDYELSEKIKENMFVFEDLLGLEDLALRRVLEEITDNGVIAKALKIAKEEIKEKLFTCMSSNRKEMILEELDGLGPLKMTDAEKAQQTITGTVKKLEKEGRIIVQRGEDDVLI from the coding sequence ATGTTAGATGAAATCTCCTCCAAAGAAAAAGCTGCCATCCTTATTCGTACATTAGAAGAAGGGGTGGCAGCAAAAGTCATTGAATATATGACGGCTGAGGAAAAAGAAGTATTACTTCGTGAAATCGCGAAGTTTCGTGTATATAAACCGGAAACGTTAGAAAATGTACTAGGGGAGTTCTTGTATGAATTAAATGTAAAAGAATTAAATCTAGTGACTCCAGATAAAGAATATATTCGTCGCATATTTAAAAATATGCCAGAAGATGAACTAGAAAAATTATTGGAAGATCTTTGGTATAACAAAGATAATCCGTTTGAATTCTTAAATTCACTTACAGATTTAGAACCACTTCTTACTGTACTTAATGATGAATCGCCACAAACGATTGCGATTATCGCTTCTTATATTAAACCGCAGCTTGCTTCTCAATTAATTGAGAGATTACCAGATCATAAGCGAGTAGAAACGGTAATGGGGATTGCGAAGCTAGAGCAAGTAGATGGTGAATTAATAAATCAAATTGGGGATTTATTAAAATCAAAATTAAATAATATGGCGTTTAATGCAATTAATAAAACAGATGGCTTGAAAACAATAGTAAACATTTTAAATAACGTTTCACGAGGTGTTGAAAAAACAGTCTTTCAAAAGCTGGATGAAATGGATTATGAGTTATCTGAGAAAATTAAAGAAAACATGTTTGTATTTGAAGACTTACTCGGACTTGAAGATCTTGCACTTCGTCGTGTATTAGAAGAAATTACAGATAACGGTGTTATTGCGAAAGCACTTAAAATTGCAAAAGAAGAGATTAAAGAAAAATTATTTACATGTATGTCTTCAAACCGTAAAGAGATGATTCTAGAAGAATTAGATGGCTTAGGACCGCTTAAGATGACGGATGCTGAAAAGGCACAGCAAACGATTACAGGCACAGTGAAAAAGTTAGAGAAGGAAGGAAGAATTATCGTTCAAAGAGGTGAAGATGATGTCCTTATTTAA
- the fliE gene encoding flagellar hook-basal body complex protein FliE, translated as MKIQPMLNMQPFGAIQSIGAPKTSQTSVVEGKKFIDLLEDMNQTQNNAQTAVYDLLTKGVGETHDVLIQQKKAESQMKTAALVRDNLIENYKSLINMQI; from the coding sequence ATGAAAATCCAACCAATGTTAAATATGCAACCATTTGGAGCAATTCAGTCAATTGGTGCACCGAAAACTTCTCAAACATCAGTAGTTGAGGGGAAAAAGTTTATCGATTTATTGGAAGATATGAATCAAACACAAAACAATGCGCAAACAGCAGTATATGATTTACTAACTAAAGGGGTAGGAGAAACGCATGACGTTTTAATTCAGCAGAAGAAGGCTGAGTCTCAAATGAAAACGGCTGCTCTCGTACGTGATAATCTTATTGAAAATTATAAGTCACTAATTAATATGCAAATTTAG
- the fliI gene encoding flagellar protein export ATPase FliI, translated as MNRLLMNENQKWNTFIETPFYTKVGKVHSVQEQFFVAKGPKAKIGDVCLVGEHSVLCEVIAIEKENNMLLPFEQTEKVCYGDSVTLIEEDVVIPRGNHLLGKVLSANGGVLNEDADNIPLQKIKLDAPPIHAFEREEITDVFETGIKSIDSMLTIGIGQKIGIFAGSGVGKSTLLGMIAKNAKADINVISLVGERGREVKDFIRKELGEEGMRKSVVVVATSDESHLMQLRAAKLATSIAEYFRDQGNNVLLMMDSVTRFADARRSVDIAVKELPIGGKTLLMESYMKKLLERSGKTQKGSITGIYTVLVDGDDLNGPVPDLARGILDGHIVLKRELATLSHYPAISVLDSVSRIMEEIVSQTHWQLANEMRKILSIYKENELYFKLGTIQENAENAYIFECKNKVEGINTFLKQGRSDRFQFDDIVEAMHHIV; from the coding sequence ATGAATCGACTATTAATGAATGAAAACCAAAAATGGAATACGTTTATTGAAACGCCGTTTTATACGAAAGTCGGTAAAGTTCATAGTGTACAAGAACAGTTTTTTGTAGCGAAAGGGCCAAAGGCGAAAATCGGTGATGTTTGTCTCGTTGGAGAACATAGCGTCTTATGTGAAGTAATTGCAATTGAAAAAGAGAACAACATGTTACTTCCATTTGAACAAACAGAAAAAGTATGTTACGGAGATTCAGTTACACTAATTGAAGAAGATGTTGTTATACCTCGTGGCAATCATTTACTCGGAAAAGTGTTAAGTGCAAATGGCGGAGTACTAAATGAGGATGCAGACAATATTCCACTACAAAAAATAAAACTAGATGCCCCGCCTATTCATGCATTTGAACGTGAAGAAATTACCGATGTATTTGAAACGGGAATCAAATCTATTGATTCCATGCTAACAATTGGCATCGGTCAAAAGATTGGTATTTTTGCAGGCTCTGGTGTTGGTAAATCTACTTTACTCGGAATGATTGCGAAAAACGCAAAAGCTGACATTAATGTTATTAGTTTAGTAGGAGAACGTGGCCGAGAAGTAAAAGACTTTATTCGAAAAGAATTAGGTGAAGAAGGAATGCGAAAAAGCGTCGTAGTTGTAGCGACGTCAGATGAAAGTCACCTAATGCAACTTCGTGCAGCGAAGCTTGCGACATCTATTGCTGAATATTTCCGTGATCAAGGTAATAACGTACTACTTATGATGGACTCTGTTACTCGTTTTGCTGACGCGCGTAGAAGTGTTGATATTGCTGTTAAAGAGTTGCCGATTGGTGGTAAAACACTCTTAATGGAGAGTTATATGAAGAAGCTGTTAGAGCGGTCTGGAAAAACGCAAAAGGGATCCATAACAGGTATATATACCGTACTCGTTGATGGGGATGATTTAAACGGACCTGTACCAGATTTAGCACGTGGTATTTTAGATGGACATATTGTGTTAAAACGTGAGCTTGCAACACTTAGTCATTACCCTGCTATTTCAGTATTAGATTCAGTAAGTAGGATTATGGAAGAAATTGTTTCGCAAACTCATTGGCAACTTGCAAATGAAATGAGAAAAATCTTATCTATTTATAAAGAAAATGAATTGTATTTTAAATTAGGGACGATTCAAGAAAATGCAGAAAATGCTTATATTTTTGAATGTAAAAACAAAGTAGAAGGTATAAATACGTTTTTAAAACAAGGTCGATCAGATCGTTTCCAATTTGATGATATTGTTGAAGCGATGCACCATATAGTATAA
- the flgC gene encoding flagellar basal body rod protein FlgC, producing the protein MFQAINASGSGLTTARKWMEVTSNNIVNANTTVAPGADLYERRSVVLESNNSFANMLDGSPTNGVKIKSIEADKTENLVYDPTHPHANEEGYVRYPNIDVTAEMTNVMVAQKMYEANTSVLNANKKMLDKDLEIGRG; encoded by the coding sequence ATGTTTCAGGCAATTAATGCAAGTGGCTCAGGACTAACGACAGCGAGAAAGTGGATGGAAGTTACTTCAAATAATATTGTAAATGCAAATACAACGGTGGCTCCGGGGGCAGATTTATATGAGCGTCGTAGTGTAGTGCTAGAATCAAACAATAGTTTTGCAAATATGTTAGATGGGTCTCCTACTAATGGGGTAAAAATAAAAAGTATTGAAGCAGATAAAACTGAAAACTTAGTGTATGACCCAACACATCCGCATGCAAATGAAGAAGGATATGTACGTTATCCAAATATTGATGTGACTGCTGAAATGACGAATGTAATGGTTGCCCAAAAAATGTACGAAGCAAATACAAGTGTATTGAATGCGAATAAAAAAATGCTTGATAAAGATTTAGAAATTGGCCGAGGATAA
- a CDS encoding FliH/SctL family protein, translating to MSLFKNRIPKNSVSFSEETYELQFPKPIPVQVEEEIQVDHEELLAQQQSLHTELNQLRQEQQMLERERQQLLHDQEQFQIHVQQQMKEIESAHIQFQKEQQETAYEWMELLWDQSFQLAEKIVNQAVDARLLDVLPILTGIVQTLPTSFEKLVITVHPETFERIQEEKENTKEYWLLQLVEWKYDFSLQFGEFVLEEEKEFFEFKFAPIFAKLRQQWEEEKLFEEQNV from the coding sequence ATGTCCTTATTTAAAAACAGAATTCCCAAGAATTCTGTTTCTTTTTCTGAAGAAACGTATGAATTACAATTTCCAAAACCAATACCAGTTCAAGTAGAAGAAGAAATACAGGTGGACCATGAAGAGCTTCTTGCACAGCAACAATCATTACATACTGAACTGAATCAACTAAGACAAGAACAACAAATGTTAGAACGAGAACGTCAGCAGTTATTACATGATCAAGAACAATTTCAAATACATGTACAGCAGCAGATGAAAGAGATAGAATCGGCACATATACAGTTTCAAAAAGAACAACAAGAAACAGCATACGAATGGATGGAATTATTATGGGATCAATCTTTTCAACTAGCAGAAAAAATTGTGAATCAAGCAGTAGATGCTAGATTGCTTGATGTGTTACCTATTTTAACTGGCATCGTTCAAACATTGCCTACTTCGTTTGAAAAACTAGTTATTACCGTACATCCAGAAACTTTTGAACGCATTCAAGAAGAAAAGGAAAATACGAAAGAGTATTGGTTGCTACAATTAGTAGAATGGAAATATGATTTCTCCTTACAGTTCGGTGAATTTGTTCTGGAAGAAGAGAAAGAGTTCTTTGAATTTAAATTTGCACCTATATTTGCGAAACTTCGCCAGCAATGGGAAGAAGAGAAGTTATTTGAGGAGCAAAATGTATGA
- a CDS encoding flagellar hook assembly protein FlgD, translated as MPTVGLNTTSTNHIPLQAGAQTKNASVTGAQSTAQQANGVSASTQKTPGIMDKDDFLKLFLASFQHQDPFNAMDMNQMMNQTAQLSLMEQVQNMTKAVDKLQSTMYSTALDGGMKFLGKYVRGVSNNGKQVTGQVETVRLAENNDVQLIVDNQVVSLRFIERVSDKPITETNPEDEKKDDIEKNEEVKPD; from the coding sequence GTGCCAACAGTTGGATTAAATACAACGAGTACAAATCATATTCCGTTACAAGCAGGAGCACAAACAAAAAACGCATCTGTTACTGGTGCACAGTCGACAGCTCAACAAGCAAACGGAGTATCAGCAAGTACTCAAAAAACACCTGGTATTATGGATAAAGATGATTTCCTGAAACTTTTCTTAGCAAGCTTTCAACATCAAGACCCGTTTAATGCGATGGATATGAACCAAATGATGAACCAAACAGCACAGCTATCGCTTATGGAGCAAGTACAGAATATGACGAAAGCAGTAGATAAATTGCAATCAACGATGTATTCGACAGCTCTTGATGGAGGGATGAAGTTTTTAGGAAAGTACGTTAGAGGTGTAAGCAATAACGGAAAGCAAGTGACTGGTCAAGTAGAAACAGTTCGACTTGCTGAAAATAACGACGTGCAACTTATTGTTGATAATCAAGTTGTCTCACTTCGTTTCATAGAAAGGGTTTCTGATAAACCGATAACAGAAACTAATCCGGAAGATGAGAAGAAAGATGATATAGAAAAAAATGAAGAGGTTAAGCCAGATTAA
- the fliS gene encoding flagellar export chaperone FliS produces the protein MQAWQRYMQNDIMTSNPIKNTIFIYERCIVEFRNLEELLHAFKLQEGDALLEKLERIFEELKLQLNPEITKDLYDSLYGLYDWISIQIQTMKVTREAKDIDAIVKVLQDLIDGYRGALENEQ, from the coding sequence ATGCAAGCATGGCAACGTTATATGCAAAATGATATTATGACGAGTAATCCAATTAAAAATACAATTTTTATTTATGAAAGATGCATTGTAGAGTTTCGTAATTTAGAAGAACTGTTACATGCTTTTAAACTACAAGAAGGAGATGCACTTCTTGAAAAGTTAGAACGTATTTTTGAAGAATTAAAGCTTCAATTAAATCCTGAAATTACGAAAGATTTATATGATAGTTTATATGGCTTATATGATTGGATTAGCATTCAAATTCAAACAATGAAAGTAACACGTGAAGCAAAAGACATTGATGCGATTGTGAAAGTGTTACAAGATTTAATAGACGGTTACCGCGGAGCACTTGAAAATGAACAATGA